The following nucleotide sequence is from Anguilla rostrata isolate EN2019 chromosome 3, ASM1855537v3, whole genome shotgun sequence.
CACCGACGTTGATGCGCAAGCGTTCGGCGACACTGTAAAAATGCTGAACAGCGTTTTGTTGCTTAGCGTTTTAACGGTGACCAGTTTCTCCTCGAAGACAGAAAGCCGCAAAACTTCCAAAGACATCTGTAAGAATCGCTGCTCTTGTgaggaaaaggaaaatgttttgaatatcAACTGTGAGAACAAGGGATTTACAGCAATTCATCTGTTTTACCCACCACAGAACAAAATCTCTCAGCTCTTTCTCAATGGTAACTTTCTTTCCAAACTCAACCCAAACGATTTCATAAATTATGGCAATGTTACATCCCTTCATCTGGGGAACAACGGGTTACAAGAGATTAAAACGGGAGCCTTTATGGGACTGAAAATTTTAAAGCGACTGCATCTCAACAACAATAACTTGGAAATAATTAAGGAAGATACCTTCGCTGGTTTAGAAAGTTTGGAATATTTGCAAGCTGATTACAATTACATTAGCGCCATTGAGGCAGGTGCATTCAGCAAACTGAATAAACTGAAAGTACTAATACTGAACGACAATCTACTGCTTTCCCTTCCCAACAATGTTTTCCGTTTTGTTTTGCTAACCCATCTGGATTTGAGAGGGAACCGATTGAAAATGCTGCCTTTTGCTGGGGTGTTGGAACACATTGGAGGCATTATGGAAATCCAGCTGGAGGAGAACCCTTGGAATTGCACTTGCGACCTGATCCCTTTGAAATCCTGGCTGGATACCATCTCGGTCTTTGTAGGGGATATTGTGTGCGAAACACCATTTAGATTGCATGGGAAAGACGTCACCCAATTAATAAGGCAAGATCTTTGTCCCAGAAAAAATGCGGGCGAGTCGAGCCATCGAGCAGTACAACCCGCGTCGGATTCGCAATACCAAGGTTCCGCTCCAACGTTACACCCAGGCGTCACTCCAACGAGAGCACCGAAAGCGTCCCGCCCTCCTAAAATCAGAAATCGCCCCACACCCAGGGTAACAGCGTCCAATAAAGACAAGCATGTATTTGGGCCAATTATGGTTTATCAGACGAGGTCTCCCGTGCCGATGACGTGCCCAAATATCTGTGTCTGCACCTCCCAGAACCCAGACAGTGGATTAAACATAAATTGCCAAGAAAGGAAATTACACAATATAACAGAACTTCAACCCAAACCTTCATAtccaaagaaaatgcatttgacaGGAAATTATTTACAAACGATATATAGAACAGATCTTACAGAGTATAGTTCTCTTGAACTCCTCCATTTAGGAAACAACAGAATAGCAGTTATTCAGGATGGGGCCTTTGAAAATTTAACGAATTTGCGCAGACTTTACCTTAATGGCAATTATATTGAAAGTCTGTCTCATTCGTTATTTGCGGGACTGCAGAGCCTCCAATATTTATACTTGGAGTACAATGTTATTAAAGAAATATTCCCTCAAACGTTTAATTCCTTGCAAAATCTGCAGCTACTGTTCCTTAACAACAATTTATTAAGATCTCTCCCCGACAACGTTTTTGGGGGTACGATGCTCACGAGACTTAACCTTAGAAACAACCACTTCTCTTACTTGCCAGTACGCGGAGTTCTGGATCAGCTTTCTGCTTTCATTCAAATTGATCTCCAAGAAAACCCGTGGGATTGCACCTGTGACATTGTAGCGCTGAAAAACTGGATGGAGCTGTCCAGCACCAGTGTTGTCGTTAATGAAATCACGTGTGACTCTCCTTCCAAACACGCTGGACGGCTCTTGAGGTCTATAAGAAACGATGCCATTTGCACGGAAACTAATGAGGTCACTGTAACCACGACGCCCACAGTGAGCACGACCGCTGATACAACAACCTCTTTCTCTCCAACCGCTCCCACGGAAACGGTGCCCGAAATTCACGCGGAAGTACCGCTGTCTGTTCTGATTTTGGGTCTGTTGGTTGTGTTCATTCTTTCCGTCTGTTTTGGTGCAGGTCTGTTCGTATTCGTCCTTAAACGACGAAAGGGTGTTGAAACTGTCCCTTCAAATGCCAATAACATGGACTTGAATTCTTTCCAGGTTCAGTATGGGTCCTATAGCACAGAACCGAGCACAGACAAAGCCGAGGGCCATGTGTATAACTACATCCCTCCGCCCGTGGGTCAGATGTGTCAAAACCCCATTTACATGCAGAAAGAAAGTGATCAAGTAACCTACTATAGAAACCTGAAGGAACTGAGTTTCAGTACTCTGGACCCCAAAAAGGACGACCACTCCCGTAGTCCCGCGTATACAATAAGCACAGTGGAGTTCATCGACAAACAGCCGTGTGGAAATCGTGAGCCTGAGCTGCTGTATCAGAACATTGCAGAGAGAGTTAAGGAGCTTCCGACAGTAGGAACGCTGAACTACAATTTCTGCACCTTGCCCAAAAGACATTTCGTTCCGCCATACGAGTCAACCAGGCGCCTCAACCAAGACAGGTTAACTAAAACTGTTCTGTATGGGACCCCACGAAAATATTATGCCGAACAATCAAAAAACGAGCACCCATTGCTCCCTGGAAAATTAAAGACAGAACCAGACTACCTCGAAGTTCTGGAGAAACAAACTGCTATGAGTCAGTTGTAAAATAtgtcattacattttcatgaaattacTTAAACACGTATCTCTATGTAACCTACAAATTACAAGAAAGAAGTAAACAACGCAACttaggtattattattattattttggagaCTGTATAAAT
It contains:
- the slitrk2 gene encoding SLIT and NTRK-like protein 2 codes for the protein MLNSVLLLSVLTVTSFSSKTESRKTSKDICKNRCSCEEKENVLNINCENKGFTAIHLFYPPQNKISQLFLNGNFLSKLNPNDFINYGNVTSLHLGNNGLQEIKTGAFMGLKILKRLHLNNNNLEIIKEDTFAGLESLEYLQADYNYISAIEAGAFSKLNKLKVLILNDNLLLSLPNNVFRFVLLTHLDLRGNRLKMLPFAGVLEHIGGIMEIQLEENPWNCTCDLIPLKSWLDTISVFVGDIVCETPFRLHGKDVTQLIRQDLCPRKNAGESSHRAVQPASDSQYQGSAPTLHPGVTPTRAPKASRPPKIRNRPTPRVTASNKDKHVFGPIMVYQTRSPVPMTCPNICVCTSQNPDSGLNINCQERKLHNITELQPKPSYPKKMHLTGNYLQTIYRTDLTEYSSLELLHLGNNRIAVIQDGAFENLTNLRRLYLNGNYIESLSHSLFAGLQSLQYLYLEYNVIKEIFPQTFNSLQNLQLLFLNNNLLRSLPDNVFGGTMLTRLNLRNNHFSYLPVRGVLDQLSAFIQIDLQENPWDCTCDIVALKNWMELSSTSVVVNEITCDSPSKHAGRLLRSIRNDAICTETNEVTVTTTPTVSTTADTTTSFSPTAPTETVPEIHAEVPLSVLILGLLVVFILSVCFGAGLFVFVLKRRKGVETVPSNANNMDLNSFQVQYGSYSTEPSTDKAEGHVYNYIPPPVGQMCQNPIYMQKESDQVTYYRNLKELSFSTLDPKKDDHSRSPAYTISTVEFIDKQPCGNREPELLYQNIAERVKELPTVGTLNYNFCTLPKRHFVPPYESTRRLNQDRLTKTVLYGTPRKYYAEQSKNEHPLLPGKLKTEPDYLEVLEKQTAMSQL